AAAGAGAGCAGGGATTGGGAGATTATTTCCAGTCACTCTTGCTAAAGGAGACCTTGTGTCCAATGCATCAGTTGCACTAAACACATTAGGATGCAGATACATGTCCAATACACTAATGCACTGAATACAAGCTGTGTCTGATGCATAAATAGTTTAGTTGGGAAAGTCATTTTTGAAGTTGGGAATAGCCGAATAGGACAATACCTTGAGTAGTTCCAACTTCCAACGTATTAAATActgaacttttttctttttttttttaaatcgaaAATACTAAACAATTGGGAGAACTTCCTTTGTCTTGTCTTTATagctaccaaaaaaatattaagaaaaataattataatattaacaTAGCATATGTCATCTATAGAGTTTGCCAATTATACAATATGATATTTAAGAAAAAGTATTACAGACTATTTGTTTCGATAGAAAACTGTGAATTTTTATGGCTGTCCGTAATTTAAAACATATTGATTTctctaaaattattttggagGGTGATTTGCTTATTGTTATTGATCTGATCCTCTTTGAAGCTCCTCATTGCTGCCTCGAGGGTCGATGAAATTTTGTGTATCttgaattctttttctttttggagagaaaatcatgttttaatagtttttaaCTCTAACTCATTCATTAGCCTGGTGGGCCTCTGCTTGTAATTTGAGGGAAAAAATCCTAGTCTTCTAAATTCCTTTTCCTTGCTCTATGTTCAAAGCATTGCAAAACATTGTTAtttgttcatcttctttctttgtttaataaatatctaaattttaaaaaatatttaaaaaaaaaattgagaaagaagtGCATTGTCATTTATCACGCATACTCATAAAGAGGGCATTTCCTGGCCCAATATTATGCAAACTCGAGTATTATACTTTATTATATTTGTATTAAGTTTTAATCATGTTAAAGAACCCAATTAGCCTGCATTGCCTAATCTCTCTCTGGGATCAATGTTTCCTACATGtatggaaaattattgtttcacaCTAATAGTATATACACACTTTGTACATATTATGTGTAAAATGTGGACATTCTTAAAATGTGAATATTGGTATCCACATTTTATCCTTACTATTTccgaatatatatatagggtttaTCAAGAGATAATCATAGTCCTTAATACTAATAGACTAATAGTAATGAATTTGTTACTTATATAATGCAACATTATTGCCTTGGTCCAATAAATTCGTATACTCTTGCAACTAGTCAACTGCATTAACCATAAAAAATCGATACTAAGGGACATATAATGCactatgacaaaaaaaaaaaaaaaaaaaaaaacgatagCAAGTGACATACAATGTACTATGACAATcttctccacacacacacacacaaaaaagtaCCATGACAAGttcaaattgaaaatgaaagaataaCCATAATCATAGACTTTCTCTAGTCTAGATCTAAAATAGAGTCTTAGAAGGTGTACTGTTTTGACATATCATGATACCTGATCAGTTATGCATAATATAActgctttttaattttcagtttgctTTTTTGGTTCAATTAAGTGCACATTccccacaccaaaaaaaatttgatgttaatacatgcatatttccattaaaaaggaaaaggggaCAAAAAACTTGTTTCAGATTTGGTATTTTCTCATCTAAAATTCCACCAAATTGGTTCTAAAGTAAATCTAGACAAATTAGatataaaataatactaatacaattttgaagtaattttattttttccttctaaaaaaaagtaattttattttttattcaacttgttaaattaaataattaaatatgctATTTTTCAATAGCTTAACTTTAGATAGTTTATCAATATGCCATCAAAATGGTTAATTTTGTGGTTTGCCAAAGACACTAGGTATCCGTTTGGACGTTGCTGAAATGAAATGAATTGAGTGTTTGCGTTTTGATATGTGGGtttcgtgcactgttcacgggacccgcAAGTACTTTTTTTCCagcaaaaacaactttaaaactgggtttcacagtactattcacacattcaaaaattattttactataatgttttcagtaataaatggtatccaaacagaccttaaGTTTGATTAAAGTAATTAGGATAACCCAAATGGTTGATCAATTAACTAGGAACCACGTCTCAAGAAACATGTCACTAGCTTGAATCTTCTATTTCTCCTCCTCTTGAGACCAAACTCACTTTATAGCAGAAGCCCCGCGTTCATTTAAGCCCTTTAGaaagttaattaaatttttttattccttttggcTTTGGCCCCCCAAACTTATGAACTTCTTCatctcaaaagaaaaggaaaaagttttaaatgttttaaattttaatattcaagATTTTCAAACTTTTAAGGAAAGTAAAAGTTATTTCATAAATACTGAGAATAAAGCTATAAGcatattataaagaaaatacaattgttttatttttattcatttttttagtacAAAAGTTAGGTCTTTAAAATTCTCAATTCTGTACGACAATTTCCTATGGAGtttcatacaattttatatgaaagaatGATAtccaattacaaataataatattaagaaGCTACttataataaaagaatataaagtTAAGAGGTTCAATTCAAAAGAGAATTGAATCAATAATCTTCAGATGTATTAGTCTACATCAAAAAgcataatatttttcactaaACACTTTTTAagcaaatatatacatattccaATTCATAATTgactcctcttttttttttttttttggataggaatATAATTGATTCCCTTGAATACAGATAATGACAATGTCACCAATCTCATTCCTATTCATAGGATATAGCAGAGGAAGGTATAACCCTAACTCTAAGAgtcaaacactttttttttttttaaatatttatttttagtgagactagttggaaaattattagCTATATGAAGATAATTTTGGCTTTTTATGGCCTATACAAAGGTATACATTCCAAAATGGACTAGACAACTTCTTGTTTGAGCTAATTATATCAGCAAAAGAAATTCTAAATCCATGTTTGACCTTGGGCTGCCTAATTCAACTCGTCATCCCATAGTTCAAATAGTCAGCCGCACTTGTCAATTAGTAGAGCCACTTAATTTCTTCAAACTTTTGACTcttcaaacataatttttagttttactttGTAAATAAGTCTACTCCAAGTTGTGCATATACAAGCAACTAATATGAACTAGTGTGCTAGTCCCTCGTTTTTATTTTGCGTCTCAATTCTAATTTCTAAGCTTCCACACCAACCAATGGTCGCTGACTCAATGAAAGTATTGTTATGTTGTGGTTATCTCTCCTCGTGGTCTCACTGAGAGTGAGAGTTTGATCATATCCATCGGCCTCGCCGAAATTGGAGCAATAGTTTGaggcaaaaagagaaaaaaaccaACTCGTGTGTGGCGGCTAAATATGTGGGAAGTGGGTCATGTTAATAACCCCACTTGGCCGATTATATTAGGAGTGGTTTAAGGATGGCAAACCATTCTACAACTTTTTGCCATAATTTTTGACTTGAGTGGTTATTTATCACTTATACATgaatttacaatttttcttcGAGAAGTTCTAcgtatataatattttcacaatatttttacaacaaatcataattaataagttgctattaattttaatttttaatttttttgagagagagtttcaacctatggcgtccgctctatcatcagaccaaggcgaggattgaaccccagatctcttatacaaccatcagagactttaccagttgagttaactggaacccacgttattaattttaatttgaacctgtaagttaaattaattttttacctaTTCATAATAAcctatcatttaaaatttattgtgaaattgctgcttacttttttttatttatttttatcgccattaaaaaaattattttttcttatattggCTCGTTTAAAAAAGGTTTACTTGCTTTAGCAAATTGACACTTCATCATCACAGTTCGTGATTAACAGTAGAAGAGTAATTATGAGGTGCTTGTCTGTTATAAGAAAAGATCCTTTTTCAAATAGATGAGAAAAGATAACTATAACTATTCGAAATGGCCGCGTGTGACATCATACGAGGGTGTTTTTGACCATCAACTATCAACTATCAACTTCGAAAGCGAAACCTAACGGGACTGGCCGACCCATGCGAAACCCTTGGTAGTGAAGGAAAAATATACTAAGACCCACGCGGATATTGTGGGGCGTGAATCAAGTTTTTAAGGGGCCTCGAATATGAAATCTTGATATTTCTAGTGGCTatagtttaaattttcaatttaccaattttttttttaattttcatctctaattatcaaattatctaatatatatatatatatatatatatatgaaattcatGGACCGATTGTTTCTATGATTTCAACTTAGCATTATATTTATATGGCAAATAAGATAAGACTATCAAAAAGCTATATTGAGTATTAAAAGTTcaagtttgtttatttaatttaatttcaaatataagtTGAGTTCAAGTTCATGATCAAACTAGACTATATGTCCAAGATTGGTTATATTCTTGTTGAACAAGCTAGAGCTtgtttacttgatttttttttcacatatataataaacacAACTTCTTcgttttcttattctttaataaTCTTTTCTTACATCATCCTAAGATTCCAATTAGTCATGGTTTGACTAACATTAATTTCACACAATCACACcatttatactatttttttatgcTCCAACCACAATATGTCAGTTTaacatttatgaaaatttttatatcattaaCTTATTGTTACAATTTAAGATTTAAGACCGTATTGAAGGCAAGGAATGCCATCAAACCATTAAACCATCAGcctctttaaattttaagtgaatGCATTATGCATATagatattttccttttaaaagaTTAAGAGTTGCATGGTCTAAAATAACCTATACgcatcctcaaaaaaaaaaaattaaattaatatataaatttttttttccaaacagaACCCAAGCTATTCACAAATGCTTTCTCTCACATGTAAGTTACAAGTGAGAGAAAGCATTTGAGTTTGAACTTGActctaaataaaattaaataaataatcttttgatgaacaattaaataaataatcttgaagctttaataaagggaaaaaaataaactttccTAAAAAAAGCCTAACTCAAtcattttgtttgattggaAATTAAAACGCTTGAAGAGCCAATGAACATATTAGTAGTATTTAGGTtcatccaaatatatatatatattagtagtttttcttttttttggctggATAAATATTAGTAGTATTTAGCACCCACATATGACCCTTGAGTATGACCAAATAGCCCAAAGTTCCCAAACCAcaccttaaaaaatataaaagaaacaaacaaagcatagcAAAGCAAAACCCAAACAAGAAGACATCTGgccaaaaaaaaccaaaaacaaacaatccCTAGCTACTTTTGCTATTTAATATCCCCAGACAACAACACCCCagggaagagaaagagaaaaaagagaaagatagagaaaCCCATCCATCCAtcacacaacacaacacaacacaacaacTTGGATCAGCTCCCCAAAACATTCATAAACCCAAAATGCCTGCTCTTTGTTTCAATCACTTCTCATTCCCCTAGAGACCCAGCCAAACATtcacagctctctctctctctctctcatattccAACACAAACAGTTTCTCAGATATGCAACCTTGTAGCAGAGAAATGCAAGGAATGAACTCCCTCTTAAACGCAACTCAAATCTCACTCCAAGACCTccaaaatcatcatcatcatcaacaacaacaacatcaacatcaacaacagCCACAACAGATCCAAAACTCTCAGATTCAACACCTCCAGAACTCACACTTCGACCCCAACAACACCCACGATGACTTCTTGGAGCAAATGTTCTCTACCATCCCTTCGTGTGCTTGGCCTGAGCTCAACCCCAAAACCCCGTGGGACCTCAAGCCCAGAGACCTCTCCGAAGAAACGCCACCGTCTAACCCTGACAACAATGTTCCTTACCAGTTCGACCATGACTCTTCCACCCTCGCTTCCAAGCTCCGTAACCATCAGATTTCCGGCGTTACTAAGTCCTCCGCCGCAGCTGCCGCCGCTGCCATCATGCTCCAGCAGCAACTCTTCATGTCTCGCGGTGCCGGCGCCGGAGCCGGCGAGTCTGGTCTGATTCAGATGCCGCTTTCTTTGGGTGCCTCCGACGACGTCGTTGATGGGTCCTCGTCTTTCAAGTCTCCCAATACGGTGAGTTTTGACtcttttgagtttgagtttacaGTAACCGTTTGTGCTTTGAGTGGTATTAATGTAAAATAGTGGTGAATTATGAGggtgtttttgtttaatttaccaGGGAGGTGAGGGTTCGGTTCAAGCTCTGTATAACGGGTTCACTGGATCTTTACACGGGCCGGGTCAGACTCCGAACCAGGCTCAGCATTTTCACCATCCTCAGGTACGTTCACTTTTAAGAACATAgtaacaatttaatttgttgatttttatttatttattcatttaaaaaaaaaaattggttatttGATAGGGTGGACAGGTTCAGGGTCAGAACTACGGGGCTCCGAGTGGAGTGATGAACCAAGGTCCAGCAAGTGGGTCAGCCGGAAGTGCACCGGCTCAACCAAGACAGAGGGTTAGGGCTAGGCGTGGTCAAGCCACTGACCCACATAGCATCGCCGAAAGagtacgtttttttttttttttttttttttttttttactgactGACTTTTTGGTTGTCCTGAAAATGAAAGCTAATAATTGAGTTTTTTGTTTCATCTCTTTAATACTATTAACCACCACTGTTCACTGCtttactaaaaataataaagaatatcgtatttgtttttggttttggtttttgttttttttttgtcgtaCAAATGAAAAGTGTGAAAATacatcaatttttgttttcttttcttttacgtTATTCTGAGCAACAAAACGGAAACacattgggttttgttttgttattcttCTCTGAAACTGTGGGTGGTTTTTTTGTGATGCTGGCAGTTACGGAGGGAGAGAATTGCAGAGAGAATGAAAGCCCTGCAGGAACTGGTTCCGAATGCCAACAAGGTAATACGaacaaaacccattaaattattttatttgtttattatttaataattaaagatAAGCATATTAAATAtcacaatttttaaatatatatacatagctTCTCAGTTCCCAATTCTGACTATGGGCTCCGTAACCGGCGGTAACAGTGAACTTCATGGGAATATTTATTGAGATTTTATTGGGTCATTTTCGTCATTCAGTTTTAGTATTCAGTTTCGCATATAATAAaacttggcatttttttttctttttctttttttttttgtagtgatgaTAAATAAAGCAAGTATTATTCTTgtcattaactttttttatttataaaaaacttACTAATGAGGTAGGCTTAgcaaaatatcttttttattatatttatattttttcaatgcataattcaaaaaaaaaattaaagaacctGAAAAGGTGTGGTTGGTTCCTAACCCCTACTTTAGGGCTAGATTAGTATTTGAAGCATTAATTGACACTTTATTATTTggaaaagaatattttagtttgtttatattgttcttttttaaaaaaaaaattcgataTGTGATctgattaaattaaattaatggaattaaataaaaaaataaaagatattgatCTGGGGTTTTGGAATGACAGACAGACAAGGCTTCAATGCTGGATGAGATCATAGACTACGTGAAATTCCTCCAGCTTCAAGTCAAGGTTAAAGGATGCCCTTCTCTACTTTCTCCTTCTTATATTCTGTACTTGTTGTggatattatattaaaataataggGATGATTCCCTGTGTTGACATTGTTTTTTAGatgatgattaattttttattaagttgTATGTATGGGGTTtctgaaactaaaaaaaattccatagctttaattaaattttctttccttatgTGTGTGTCTCTCTCCCCGGATACAGGTTCTGAGCATGAGTAGATTGGGCGGTGCAGCTGCTGTTGCTCCCCTTGTTGCTGATATGTCTTCTGAGGTATTTCAATCAAAATACCACTCTAAAATTCTTATAATTCAACTATCCAATTACATTAtctaataaattatatcattttatttaagaaCTCTGAAAAAATCACACTATTTTTCgcgtatagttttttttttttttaaatttttaatgagaCACTATAACTCAATACCATCATATAAATGAATTATTCAATTAAAGCTTAAGTTATAGTACGTAAGGAACAGAACTGTATAGCTCAATACAATCATATAATTGAATTATTCAATTGAAAACTTAAGTTATAGTGCGTAAATACAATCATATAGTGGAATTATTCAATTGAATGCTTAGGTTATAGTACGTCAGGAACGGAACTGTAAGGAACGGAACTGTAACTCGATGATGGATGATAATGTCATATAGtggtttttaattatgttggcaaaccaaaccaaaaccctttttgatattttaagatttaaaaaaaaaaaaaaaagaaaaaaaaaagaacataagatGCATTCCAAAAcaagaaatgaataaaaatgcgGAAAATGTTGATAAACACAAAACAGTTATGGTTCCTGTAACATAGCACCCACCACCACATTACCCACCACCTAGCTCTCCACGTTGGCAAACTCTCCAATCAATCACTCAACACACCACAAAAGGACAAAACAAAAGTAGCACGCGTGCCCACTTTCTCAgattcccctctctctctctctcaacaaatAAGCTTTTCACACTCGAACCCTTTTTTCCCTATctatctctttttcattttccttttcctttttccttctctaaCTAAAACTCTAATCAATAATCATACAcctttggtgtttttttttttttttgtctttgtagGGTGGCGGTGACTGTATCCAAGCGGGTGCCAATAGTGGGGCCCTCGGTCGCAACTCTAACGGCAACCAAACGGCGCCATCTAACGACAGCCTAACGGTGACGGAGCACCAAGTAGCTAAGCTCATGGAAGAAGACATGGGCTCCGCCATGCAATACTTACAAGGCAAGGGTCTTTGCCTCATGCCCATCTCTCTTGCCACTGCTATCTCCACGGCCACGTGTCACTCCAGGAACGCCATGATcaacaaccacaacaacaacattaaCAACAACCCACTTCTCCAATCCAACGGTGAGGGACCATCCTCGCCAAGCATGTCCGTGTTGACCGTGCAATCAGCTACTATGGGTAACGGCGGCGGTGACGCTTCCGTTAAGGACAACACGTCAGTTTCCAAGCCTTAAAAATGGCGTTAACTGACTTTTCAactgcaacaacaaaaaaaagaaaaagaaaaaaaaaaaaaggatttttcaATGGCAGTCAAAGTCTACGAAAATAAGGTTTCAGCTACAGAGTGTTCAACGACGCCGTATTTACGTAGACTTTGGCTAAAGCTAACTTCACCAAGTATCACCACCTCTTGTTTATCTTTGTTGGGTTTAGGTTCGTGTTAATTTTATTTCcctttatgttttttatttttccaatgtaattttgttttgtttttttttttaatgtgatacTGATTTGGTTCTTCTATCATGTTCAAAACGTTAAATGGAAGCGTTTTCAATACGAGGCCATGATGTTATTATGAAATCATCATTAGAGAATTTAAACTCATCAAAGTAATAATTacgttttaatattttatggatCATCAGCAGGGTGTGGTCTTTATCTCAAAAGGAGTGGTGTCtttggttttaatttatttggtttttgtttttagtagtACTACTACTTTTTGCTAATAAAGCTGTTTGCTTTGTGTTTAGTTATGGGTTGGTCTATGAATAGAAAAGTTAATTATAAGTGCAAGGGGTGAATTAGAGTTCAAGTCAACGGCGTGTCGCTTTTGGTTGTGTTCGTTTGTGATAAACAAATGGGGTTTTGAAAAGCCATCGGCAGAGAGGTACAAAAGTTGGTCTGTTTGTGAGGTGAGGTGAGGTGAGGCTCACTCTTGGCCACGAATGGCATtccttatattattatattgtcTATTTGCTTCATCTTCATGTTTTTTTAAGGGCAAGGTGGGGTTGGGGCATCTCATTAGctcatatttttttgttttatctgCCACCGAGTGTCGGAGAACTCATCAACTACACAAGGATTGACCACATCATTGTAGATAAACTgattgaaatatattataaattcaaTGGTTAACAACAAGAGGTGGAGGATTCATTTGTTGTTTATATTGaaatactttcttttctttttttttaataaattttatggtTACAACGAGAAAGCTGTTGGCCAAATTAAACTACGGCCTTATAACTTAAATTCAGTAAGTCAATAAGCTCATATAAACTAGTTCACCTACAAACAAGCCTGAAATGAAGTGGTTTACTAACCAGGTTTGGGATTGGAAATCTCTATTGGGTTGCTGACGAGGAGGTCTAATTGCTTCAACAATGAATGAAGCAGTTCAATTGGAGTTGACCAGTATGTTAAAAGAACAATGATGTATGTGccaaaaaaattgaggaaattTTTGAAACATACGTTGTATCCAGACAATTGCATGGGTAAAGAATGCAGATATCATATACCTCAAGGAGAAGTTAGAAAAACATTAAAGATTGGTGGTGGTATGGTTTACTAAATCCATTAGTCTTTGTTTCATTTGCTTGATTAAACGGATGGAGATCATTTTTTATCGTCAGCGATGGAGATCATTTATGAACAGTCTTGTTTCATGTGCTTGAACAAATAGATGAAGGTCATTTTGATGTTTCACGATGTGGAATATAGAACTAGGACTTGTAATGTTCACAAGTTCCAGAGTCAAGATTTGAATGGAGAAGAAGTAAACATTATAAATGACACACATATGAATGCGCATGACTTTTGTTAACAAGTGCCATCATGCTTTCGTTAAAGAGAAATCTATTTAGTCTCACTATgttaaaatacaataaaaacaaataaacatatacTTTGTTAAACTGATTGACTACAATAATAACTTCATCCTTAATTAATCATTACATTAAGGCTCGTTAACCTAACCCtatggctatatatatatatatatatatatatatatatataatatttggcactaatttaaaaataaaaaaatccttcATTTGAATACTAAATGGTTTTTTAGTACAAGCATGGGCAAAGATACATATATTATCATTGAGTTGACaaggtgcttttttttttttttccttcatttcattttttatggtaaCATTTTCTCTTATATTAGCTAAAGTTTTGAATCATTTGTGGTTTCAAAGATTTCATTggttctattaattttttaagtaaacaaTTAGGTAATTTataatgtaaataaattttttaagaatttcactaaGGAGATgataatagattaattttattttatgaaatatcaTTATTGAGTGTAACtttgatttgagattttaatttcttatttaatttttttacatgtctaatatcaaactaaaaatatttgtgTACTCACTACAATTTAAAATACCATAAGTGATCTTTAAACTTATTTagcgtgtgtatatatatagatatataatgATAAAAGAATTGCAaccaataattcaaaattttaatctaaATATAATGAACTTTaactatttaagaaaaaattaagaaaaaaaccaatttaGTAGCATTGaaaatctataaatatatttatatgtgctttgatttatttttaaaaaaattcacaatgctcaatattttttttttcttataaagtcCGTAACTTTGATCTCTAATCATACAAAATGTGTATGAGAGGGCTAAAAATGGTGTTGTGCGATTgccaaaataatttctaaaaaaaaaaatgaaaggaaaaaagaaccGGATAATAATAATCACATTTGTAACAATTAACAGTTCACAAATTGATCACAAATGTGAGTTGAAtcctaaatatataaaaatgtagTAGAACAATTTGTTGGGTTTAGTTAAAAGAGAGAAGTAGTATTTAAATCCTACTACTTAAGTActtataaaagtgatgttaataaTTCTAAGAGggttttttatataattttttttaataattaatataagagTTATGAGTCTTGTAACGCAACTAGCACATCTTAGTATTtccaataataaaatttaggattCAAATCAACCATTTCCTAAGGTGTTGACTTAGTAGTTCCTAAGGTTTCATGATATTCATAAGATCCTAGGTTTGAAACCGTTTGTCAGCACCTTGAGATCACTCCTATGAGATTCTTCCCTGTAATAAGAGGACTAAATACACTCAAATAAATAGTCAGATATTCGAAGATGTCTAGATACCCTCGTTtgtcaaaatatataataataataataataataatagatgtAAGGGGACAAGGTTTTACTTTTTACGCCCTAGGGGGTGCAGGTGCAATTTCCTCTTTGTCTTTGCCCTTGTGgatcaaataaaattgtgaTTATAAGCATAagaattctttctttctcttttttcttttaaaaaataaataaataaaaagaaaggagttTTGATGAGCATGTTTTCAGGTTTATCACTTGAGGCATCAGGCGTGTATAGCAAAAACGTAATCTCATTACGTGGAAGATAATACCATTAAGGAAAGTAACACCATTTAATGattacgaaaaaaaaaagaaagaaagttaaaTTGGGTTGCTGACGAGGAGGTCTAATTGCTTCAACAATGAATGAAGCAGTTCAATTGGAGTTGCCCGTAtgttaaaagaaagagaaatgctatgtctacaacatttctacaatatttttacaacaaatcctaagtggcaagttgttactggttgtttttgttggggcaaaaaagtaatcttagtgttagttttaaatttgaaccaataacaactaaccacccatgatttgttgtaaaaatgttgtaaaaatattgtagacgtagtatctctctaaaagaaatgattaattgccaaaaaaattgaggaaatCTTTGAAACATACGTTGTATCCACTATCCAGACAAGTGCAGGGGTAAAGTAGGTAGGGAGGCAGATATACCTCAAGGAGAagttaaaaaaacattatagaTTGGTGGTGGTATGGTTTACTAAATCCATATGTCTTTGTTTCATGTGCTTGATTAAACGGATGGAGATCATTTTTGACGGTCAGCGAtgtggaatatatatatatatatatatatatatatataactagacTTATGAACagttcttataaaaaaaaggaaaaaaaaaagacttatgAACAGTCTTGTTTCATGTGCTTGAACAAATAGATGAAGATCATTTTGATGTTTCGCCATGTGGAATATATAACTGGGACTTGTAACGTTCACAAGTGCCAGAGTCAAGATTTGAATGGAGAAGAAGCAAATGTTATAAATGACACACATGTCACATGACTTTTGTTAACGGATGTTATCATGTTTTTGTTAACAGGTGTTATTATGCTTTTGTTAAGTGGCAATCTATTGACTCTCACTATattaaaaagcaataaaaacaaataaataaatacttctTTAATTGATCTACGTGTGATTACACCCAAAAAGCTGATTGACTATAATAATAACTTCATCCTTAATTAATCACTACCTTAAGGCACTCGTCAACCGAACCTtatgactatatatataatatttagcactaatttaaaaataaaaaat
This DNA window, taken from Quercus robur chromosome 2, dhQueRobu3.1, whole genome shotgun sequence, encodes the following:
- the LOC126715604 gene encoding bHLH transcription factor RHL1-like, giving the protein MQPCSREMQGMNSLLNATQISLQDLQNHHHHQQQQHQHQQQPQQIQNSQIQHLQNSHFDPNNTHDDFLEQMFSTIPSCAWPELNPKTPWDLKPRDLSEETPPSNPDNNVPYQFDHDSSTLASKLRNHQISGVTKSSAAAAAAAIMLQQQLFMSRGAGAGAGESGLIQMPLSLGASDDVVDGSSSFKSPNTGGEGSVQALYNGFTGSLHGPGQTPNQAQHFHHPQGGQVQGQNYGAPSGVMNQGPASGSAGSAPAQPRQRVRARRGQATDPHSIAERLRRERIAERMKALQELVPNANKTDKASMLDEIIDYVKFLQLQVKVLSMSRLGGAAAVAPLVADMSSEGGGDCIQAGANSGALGRNSNGNQTAPSNDSLTVTEHQVAKLMEEDMGSAMQYLQGKGLCLMPISLATAISTATCHSRNAMINNHNNNINNNPLLQSNGEGPSSPSMSVLTVQSATMGNGGGDASVKDNTSVSKP